A single window of bacterium DNA harbors:
- a CDS encoding ParB/RepB/Spo0J family partition protein: MLGRGLESLIPPQHQQSDDDARVVGASVANDADAGSEKIIGPVFHIEVEKIKPNPYQPRKVFDEVQLRELASSIAEFGILQPLVVSKVERVTEQGTEVEYQLIAGERRLLASKMVGLPRVPVVVRRVPEEREKLELAIVENLQRANLNAIETARAYAKLQDQFGLTQREVATRLGKSREVVANTVRLLGLPSNIQEAISQGVLSESQGRLLLAIAEPMQQQTLFEDIIRNNLSVRELKNRIGRMNGASRGAERQVVGMDPETQAYQQQLELFFGTKVRLERKGASGKIEIEFYSPDDLRGILEKLAASGAQNAAAQEGESVSEPTQDFTV, encoded by the coding sequence GAACGATGCTGATGCGGGCTCGGAAAAAATCATCGGACCGGTGTTCCATATTGAGGTTGAAAAAATTAAGCCGAACCCGTACCAGCCGCGCAAAGTGTTTGATGAAGTCCAGCTTCGGGAGCTTGCTTCATCCATCGCCGAGTTCGGCATTCTCCAGCCGCTTGTGGTTTCAAAAGTTGAACGCGTGACGGAGCAGGGAACCGAGGTTGAATATCAGCTCATTGCCGGTGAACGGCGGCTTTTGGCGTCAAAGATGGTGGGCTTGCCAAGAGTACCCGTGGTTGTCCGCCGCGTGCCGGAGGAACGCGAAAAGCTGGAGTTGGCAATCGTGGAAAACTTGCAGCGCGCGAATTTAAACGCCATTGAAACCGCGCGCGCATACGCGAAATTGCAAGATCAGTTTGGACTTACCCAGCGCGAGGTGGCAACGCGGCTCGGCAAAAGCAGGGAGGTGGTGGCAAACACCGTGCGGCTTTTGGGGCTTCCGTCAAACATCCAGGAAGCGATTTCGCAGGGCGTGCTTTCAGAGAGTCAGGGACGGTTGCTGCTTGCTATCGCTGAACCAATGCAACAGCAGACGTTGTTTGAAGATATTATTCGGAACAATTTGAGCGTGCGTGAATTGAAAAATCGCATCGGGCGGATGAACGGCGCATCGCGTGGCGCAGAGCGTCAAGTGGTAGGCATGGACCCCGAGACGCAGGCATATCAGCAACAATTAGAATTGTTTTTCGGCACCAAGGTGCGGCTGGAGCGCAAAGGTGCCTCCGGCAAAATTGAAATTGAGTTTTATTCGCCGGACGATTTACGGGGGATTTTGGAAAAATTAGCGGCGTCCGGAGCGCAAAACGCGGCCGCGCAAGAGGGAGAATCCGTCAGCGAACCGACGCAGGACTTCACGGTATAA